A genomic segment from Ptychodera flava strain L36383 chromosome 8, AS_Pfla_20210202, whole genome shotgun sequence encodes:
- the LOC139138064 gene encoding LOW QUALITY PROTEIN: ryncolin-4-like (The sequence of the model RefSeq protein was modified relative to this genomic sequence to represent the inferred CDS: inserted 1 base in 1 codon): MLTQIQGHSARDCYDVLQSGQSTSGIYRIQPANSVAFDVYCDMEXDNGGWTVFQRRQDGSVDFYRNWLDYKVGFGNLTEEFWLGNDKIFLITNQDRQYELRIDLEDFENETRYALYDGFAISDTLDKYRLSLGYHSGSAGDSLTLQSGQKFTTKDRDNDMSTENCAELYTGAWWYAECHSSNLNGQYLGGQTTTYADGVVWYTWHGYYYSLRRSEMKIRRLT; this comes from the exons ATGTTGACTCAGATTCAGGGTCATT CTGCAAGGGACTGCTACGATGTCCTCCAGAGCGGTCAATCCACCAGCGGGATCTACAGAATCCAGCCTGCGAATAGCGTCGCGTTTGACGTTTACTGTGACATGG CCGACAACGGCGGATGGACG GTTTTCCAAAGACGACAAGATGGCAGCGTTGATTTTTACCGCAACTGGTTGGACTACAAAGTTGGCTTCGGTAACCTTACTGAAGAATTCTGGCTCGGAAacgacaaaatatttctcaTAACCAACCAAGACCGACAATATGAGCTTAGAATTGATCTTGAAGACTTTGAAAACGAGACGAGATATGCTTTGTACGACGGTTTCGCTATCAGTGACACACTCGACAAATATAGACTGAGTTTAGGCTACCATAGTGGGAGTGCAG GAGACAGCTTAACTCTGCAGTCAGGCCAAAAATTCACCACGAAAGATAGGGATAACGATATGAGCACAGAGAATTGCGCAGAGTTATACACTGGTGCCTGGTGGTATGCTGAATGCCATTCATCTAACCTGAATGGTCAATATCTAGGTGGACAGACAACTACCTACGCCGATGGAGTAGTATGGTATACTTGGCACGGATATTATTACTCTTTGAGGCGCTCTGAGATGAAAATACGACGTTTGACCTAA